A genomic region of Raphanus sativus cultivar WK10039 chromosome 6, ASM80110v3, whole genome shotgun sequence contains the following coding sequences:
- the LOC130496227 gene encoding putative leucine-rich repeat receptor-like protein kinase At2g19210, whose protein sequence is MANGTLGEYLSGKKSYVLTWEEWLQISLDAAQGLEYLQNGCKPPIVQRDVKPANILINDKLQAKIADFGLSRSVVPLDGNNKSTTAVAGTIGYLDPQYQSTQELSEKSDVYSFRVVLLWIMEI, encoded by the exons ATGGCTAATGGAACCTTAGGAGAGTATTTGTCAG GGAAAAAATCTTATGTCTTGACCTGGGAGGAGTGGCTACAAATATCATTAGATGCTGCACAAG GGCTTGAGTATCTTCAGAATGGCTGCAAACCTCCCATTGTACAAAGAGATGTAAAGCCGGCTAATATACTAATCAACGACAAGCTGCAGGCCAAGATTGCTGACTTTGGGTTATCTAGAAGCGTTGTTCCATTGGACGGTAATAACAAAAGTACAACTGCAGTTGCTGGAACTATTGGTTATCTTGATCCTCA GTACCAATCTACGCAAGAGTTAAGTGAGAAGAGTGATGTTTACAGCTTTCGGGTGGTTCTTTTGTGGATAATG